In a single window of the Thunnus thynnus chromosome 9, fThuThy2.1, whole genome shotgun sequence genome:
- the cabp2b gene encoding calcium-binding protein 2 isoform X1 — MFCICASEIRFEHRLHQSDLSSSNPLPPHLQVQASIKKKVGKQKKRTNDNVMLDGDIQTAAQQPPRHQRPVQIPQTTAAAEDREALEEKLEEMMEGPQRKKKEREKEVEPVDLLPIVDSVFGQDRELRPEELDELREAFVEFDKHKDGYIRHKDLGECMRTMGYMPTEMELIELSQQICGGKLDFEDFVELMGPKMLAETADMIGVKELRDAFKEFDSNGDGQISITELREAMKKLMGEQVTNREINEILRDVDLNGDGLVDFEEFVRMMSR; from the exons ATGTTTTGCATCTGTGCGTCAGAAATAAGGTTTGAACACAGACTTCACCAGTCTGACCTCAGTTCCTCAAACCCTCTGCCCCCCCACCTACAGGTGCAGGCCTCCATCAAGAAGAAGGTGgggaagcagaagaagagaaccAACGACAACGTAATGCTTGACGGAGACATCCAAACCGCCGCACAGCAGCCCCCTCGCCATCAGAGACCCGTCCAGATCCCCCAGACGACCGCGGCTGCTGAGGACAGAGAGGCGCTGgaggagaagctggaggagatgatggagggaccgcagaggaaaaagaaggagagagagaaggaagtgGAGCCCGTAGACCTGCTGCCTATAGTGGACTCTGTGTTTGGACAG GACAGAGAACTGAGACCAGAGGAGCTTGACG AGCTCCGTGAGGCCTTTGTGGAGTTTGATAAACACAAGGACGGCTACATAAGACATAAAGACCTGGGGGAGTGTATGAGGACTATGGGATACATGCCCACGGAGATGGAGCTCATCGAACTGAGCCAGCAGATCT GTGGAGGTAAATTGGACTTTGAGGACTTTGTGGAGCTGATGGGACCCAAAATGCTGGCAGAGACAGCGGACATGATCGGAGTAAAAGAACTGCGGGATGCATTCAAAGAG TTTGACTCTAATGGTGATGGTCAGATCAGTATAACTGAGCTGCGTGAGGCCATGAAGAAGCTGATGGGGGAACAAGTGACCAACAGAGAGATAAACGAGATCCTCCGAGATGTTGACCTCAACGGAGACGGTTTGGTGGACTTTGAGG agttTGTGCGAATGATGTCACGCTGA
- the cabp2b gene encoding calcium-binding protein 2 isoform X2: MGNCTKPSTKDKINKDRELRPEELDELREAFVEFDKHKDGYIRHKDLGECMRTMGYMPTEMELIELSQQICGGKLDFEDFVELMGPKMLAETADMIGVKELRDAFKEFDSNGDGQISITELREAMKKLMGEQVTNREINEILRDVDLNGDGLVDFEEFVRMMSR; this comes from the exons ATGGGCAACTGCACCAAACCATCTAcgaaagacaaaataaataag GACAGAGAACTGAGACCAGAGGAGCTTGACG AGCTCCGTGAGGCCTTTGTGGAGTTTGATAAACACAAGGACGGCTACATAAGACATAAAGACCTGGGGGAGTGTATGAGGACTATGGGATACATGCCCACGGAGATGGAGCTCATCGAACTGAGCCAGCAGATCT GTGGAGGTAAATTGGACTTTGAGGACTTTGTGGAGCTGATGGGACCCAAAATGCTGGCAGAGACAGCGGACATGATCGGAGTAAAAGAACTGCGGGATGCATTCAAAGAG TTTGACTCTAATGGTGATGGTCAGATCAGTATAACTGAGCTGCGTGAGGCCATGAAGAAGCTGATGGGGGAACAAGTGACCAACAGAGAGATAAACGAGATCCTCCGAGATGTTGACCTCAACGGAGACGGTTTGGTGGACTTTGAGG agttTGTGCGAATGATGTCACGCTGA
- the crybb1l1 gene encoding beta-crystallin B1: MSSGDKSKTSSQTDGKAAQSKKSETGMMSYKMYVYDQENFQGRMIEISNECMNVCELGMDRVRSLRVECGPFVAYEQMNFCGEMYILEKGEYPRWDSWSNCQKNDYLLSFRPVKMDPEKHKICLYEVGEFKGRKMEIMDDDVPSLFSYGFTDRVGSITVSCGTWVGYQFPGYRGSQYLLEKGDFRHFNEYGARNPQFQSVRRIRDMQWHQQGCYTMASK; this comes from the exons ATGTCCAGTGGAGATAAGTCCAAGACCTCTTCCCAGACTGACGGCAAGGCCGCTCAGAGCAAGAAGTCTGAGACCGGAATGATGTCCTACAAG ATGTACGTGTATGACCAGGAGAACTTCCAGGGTCGCATGATCGAGATCAGCAACgagtgcatgaatgtgtgtgagttgGGCATGGACCGCGTGCGTTCTCTGCGCGTTGAGTGTGGACC CTTCGTGGCCTATGAGCAGATGAACTTCTGCGGTGAGATGTACATCCTGGAGAAGGGAGAGTACCCTCGCTGGGACTCCTGGAGCAACTGTCAGAAGAACGACTACCTGCTGTCCTTCAGGCCCGTCAAAATG gACCCCGAGAAGCACAAGATCTGCCTGTACGAGGTCGGAGAGTTCAAGGGCCGCAAGATGGAGATCATGGACGATGACGTTCCTAGCCTGTTCTCCTACGGTTTTACCGACAGAGTTGGCAGCATCACTGTCAGCTGTGGAAC ctgggtGGGATACCAGTTCCCCGGATACCGTGGCAGCCAGTACCTGCTGGAGAAGGGTGACTTCAGGCACTTCAACGAGTACGGTGCCCGCAATCCTCAGTTCCAGTCTGTGAGGCGTATCCGTGACATGCAGTGGCACCAACAGGGCTGCTACACCATGGCCAGCAAGTGA
- the cryba1l1 gene encoding crystallin, beta A1, like 1 translates to MYRTTRSPMMQPLVNSGMGVAPFFKVTVFEQEHFQGKSLEFTSECVNIQECGLDNIRSIRVESGAWVGFEHHDFQGQQFILERGEYPHWDSYSGSLSYHVERLMSLRPIYCASHQSSRMIIFEKENFMGRSVEVCDDYPSLQAMGWMMPEVGSMHVQCGAFVCYQYPGYRGQQYIMECERHSGDYQHWRNWGSHCQTPQIQSIRRIQH, encoded by the exons ATGTACAGAACTACAAGGTCCCCAATGATGCAGCCCCTGGTCAACTCAGGAATGGGCGTGGCTCCTTTCTTCAAG GTGACTGTGTTCGAGCAGGAGCACTTCCAGGGCAAGAGCCTGGAGTTCACCTCCGAGTGCGTCAACATCCAGGAGTGTGGACTGGACAACATCCGCTCCATCAGGGTGGAGAGCGGAGC CTGGGTTGGTTTCGAGCACCATGACTTCCAGGGTCAGCAGTTCATCCTGGAGAGAGGAGAGTACCCCCACTGGGACTCCTACAGCGGATCCCTCTCCTACCATGTGGAGCGCCTTATGTCCCTGCGCCCCATCTACTGCGCC TCCCACCAGAGCAGTCGCATGATCATCTTCGAGAAGGAGAACTTCATGGGCCGCAGCGTTGAGGTCTGTGACGACTACCCTTCTCTGCAGGCCATGGGCTGGATGATGCCTGAAGTGGGCTCCATGCACGTGCAGTGTGGCGC CTTTGTGTGCTACCAGTACCCTGGCTACAGGGGCCAGCAGTACATCATGGAGTGTGAGAGACACAGTGGAGACTACCAGCACTGGAGGAACTGGGGCTCTCACTGCCAGACTCCCCAGATCCAGTCCATTAGGCGCATCCAGCACTAA